In the genome of Cupriavidus taiwanensis, one region contains:
- a CDS encoding CaiB/BaiF CoA transferase family protein: MSHSSQGIRPLDGIRVVSLEHAVAAPFATRQLADLGARVIKVERPGVGDFARGYDQSVHGQASYFVWLNRGKESLALDLKDNEAQAILHRLLADADVLVQNLAPGAAARMGLDFDTLHGKYEKLIVCDISGYGDSGPYRDKKAYDLLIQAAAGLVGLTGGPNEPSRAGVSIADIAAGMYAYSGILSALLQRGRTGQGLRVQVTMFEAMAEWMNQVLYFGHYGGTPPARFGASHPTIAPYGVHRTSNGSVIFSVQNEREFANFCEIVLGDRALAQDERYSSNTARVRNRPELTALIETRFASLTVAQAEALLDQAQIANAPMNDIEAVWNHPQLQARQRWREVSTPNGPIGALLPPANLSGVEPVMGDVPALGAHSRSILAELGYGETDIDALADKRTI; this comes from the coding sequence ATGTCCCACTCCTCCCAAGGCATCCGCCCGCTCGACGGCATCCGCGTGGTCTCGCTCGAGCACGCCGTGGCCGCGCCTTTCGCCACGCGCCAGCTGGCCGACCTGGGCGCGCGCGTGATCAAGGTCGAGCGTCCCGGCGTGGGCGACTTCGCGCGTGGCTATGACCAGTCGGTGCACGGCCAGGCCTCTTACTTCGTCTGGCTCAACCGGGGCAAGGAAAGCCTGGCCCTGGACCTGAAAGACAATGAAGCGCAGGCCATCCTGCACCGCCTGCTGGCCGATGCCGACGTGCTGGTGCAGAACCTCGCCCCTGGCGCCGCCGCCCGCATGGGCCTGGATTTCGACACCCTGCACGGCAAGTACGAAAAGCTGATCGTCTGCGACATCTCCGGCTACGGCGACTCGGGCCCCTATCGCGACAAGAAGGCCTATGACCTGCTGATCCAGGCCGCCGCCGGCCTGGTGGGCCTGACCGGCGGCCCCAACGAGCCGTCGCGCGCCGGGGTGTCGATCGCCGACATCGCGGCCGGCATGTACGCGTACAGCGGCATCCTCTCGGCGCTGCTGCAGCGCGGCCGCACTGGCCAGGGCCTGCGCGTGCAGGTGACCATGTTCGAGGCGATGGCCGAGTGGATGAACCAGGTGCTGTACTTCGGCCACTACGGCGGCACGCCGCCGGCGCGCTTCGGCGCCTCGCATCCGACCATCGCCCCGTATGGCGTGCATCGCACCAGCAATGGCAGCGTGATCTTCAGCGTGCAGAACGAACGCGAGTTCGCCAACTTCTGCGAGATCGTGCTCGGCGACCGCGCGCTGGCGCAGGACGAGCGCTATTCCAGCAATACCGCGCGCGTGCGCAACCGCCCCGAACTGACCGCGCTGATCGAGACTCGCTTTGCCTCACTGACGGTGGCGCAGGCCGAGGCGCTGCTGGACCAGGCGCAGATCGCCAATGCGCCGATGAACGACATCGAGGCGGTGTGGAACCATCCGCAGCTGCAGGCGCGCCAGCGCTGGCGCGAAGTCTCCACCCCGAACGGCCCGATCGGCGCGCTGCTGCCGCCCGCCAACCTGTCGGGCGTCGAACCGGTCATGGGCGACGTGCCGGCGCTGGGCGCGCACAGCCGCAGCATCCTGGCCGAGCTGGGCTACGGCGAGACCGACATCGACGCCCTGGCTGACAAGCGCACCATCTGA
- a CDS encoding MgtC/SapB family protein — MESVWTDIFRTLRAEFADVPDAVEATRILVRLFMAVLLGGLIGYERESSGKAAGLRTHMLVALGSALFVLVPLQAGVPLADMSRVLQGLIAGIGFLGAGAILKQNDEAHIKGLTTAASIWMVAAIGVAAGLGRDTTAVIATVFTLVILQILQRWK; from the coding sequence ATGGAGTCTGTCTGGACCGATATCTTCCGTACCCTTCGCGCGGAATTTGCCGATGTGCCGGACGCGGTCGAGGCCACCCGCATCCTGGTGCGGCTGTTCATGGCGGTGCTGCTCGGCGGCCTGATCGGCTACGAGCGCGAGTCCTCGGGCAAGGCGGCGGGGCTGCGCACCCATATGCTGGTGGCGTTGGGCTCGGCGCTGTTCGTGCTGGTGCCGCTGCAGGCGGGCGTGCCGCTGGCCGACATGAGCCGCGTGCTGCAGGGGCTGATCGCCGGCATCGGCTTCCTCGGCGCGGGCGCCATCCTAAAGCAGAACGACGAGGCTCATATCAAGGGCCTGACCACCGCGGCCAGCATCTGGATGGTGGCAGCGATCGGCGTGGCGGCCGGGCTCGGGCGCGACACCACGGCGGTGATTGCCACGGTCTTCACTCTGGTCATCCTGCAGATCCTGCAGCGCTGGAAGTAA
- a CDS encoding acyl-CoA dehydrogenase family protein: MHADQDPDQLYPEIREAVRSLCAGFDSAYWQRVEEQEAFPESFVQALTQAGWLSALIPEAYGGSGLSLTAASVIMEEINRSGGNSGACHGQMYVMGCLLRHGSDAQKQRWLPAIASGELRMQSMAVTEPSTGTDTTKLKTTAVRHGDKYIVNGQKVWISRVQHSDLMLLLARTTPLDQVKRKSDGLSVFVVDLRDAIGKGLTVKPIRNMVNHETNELFFDNLEVPADNLIGEEGKGLKYILDGLNAERILIAAECIGDGYWFVERASNYARDRIVFDRPIGQNQAVQFPIARAYVNVEAASLMRYKAARLFDAGRPCGKEANIAKLLAADASWEAANVCLQTHGGFGFAAEYDIERKFRETRLYQVAPISTNLILSYVAEHVLELPRSF, translated from the coding sequence ATGCACGCAGACCAGGATCCCGACCAGCTGTACCCCGAAATCCGCGAGGCGGTGCGCAGCCTGTGCGCGGGCTTCGATTCGGCGTACTGGCAAAGGGTGGAAGAGCAGGAAGCCTTTCCCGAGAGCTTCGTCCAGGCGCTGACGCAGGCCGGCTGGCTGTCGGCGCTGATCCCGGAAGCCTATGGCGGCTCCGGCCTGTCCCTGACCGCGGCCTCGGTCATCATGGAGGAAATCAACCGCAGCGGCGGCAATTCCGGCGCCTGCCACGGGCAGATGTACGTGATGGGCTGCCTGCTGCGCCACGGCTCCGACGCGCAGAAGCAGCGCTGGCTGCCGGCCATCGCCTCGGGCGAGCTGCGCATGCAGTCGATGGCCGTGACCGAGCCCAGCACCGGCACCGACACCACCAAGCTGAAGACCACCGCGGTGCGCCACGGCGACAAGTACATCGTCAATGGGCAGAAGGTCTGGATCTCGCGCGTGCAGCACTCGGACCTGATGCTGCTGCTGGCGCGCACCACGCCGCTGGACCAGGTCAAACGCAAGTCGGACGGCCTGTCGGTCTTCGTGGTCGACCTGCGCGATGCCATCGGCAAGGGCCTGACCGTCAAGCCGATCCGCAACATGGTCAACCACGAGACCAACGAGCTGTTCTTCGACAACCTGGAAGTCCCCGCCGACAACCTGATCGGCGAGGAAGGCAAGGGCCTGAAATACATCCTCGACGGCCTCAACGCCGAGCGCATCCTGATCGCCGCCGAGTGCATCGGCGACGGCTACTGGTTCGTCGAGCGCGCCAGCAACTACGCGCGCGACCGCATCGTGTTCGACCGCCCGATCGGCCAGAACCAGGCCGTGCAGTTCCCGATCGCGCGCGCCTACGTCAACGTCGAGGCGGCCAGCCTGATGCGCTACAAGGCGGCGCGGCTGTTCGACGCCGGCAGGCCCTGCGGCAAGGAAGCCAATATCGCCAAGCTGCTCGCCGCCGATGCCTCGTGGGAAGCCGCCAACGTCTGCCTGCAGACGCATGGCGGCTTCGGCTTCGCCGCCGAATACGACATCGAGCGCAAGTTCCGCGAAACCCGCCTGTACCAGGTGGCGCCGATCTCCACCAACCTGATCCTGTCCTACGTGGCCGAGCACGTGCTCGAGTTGCCGCGTTCGTTCTGA
- a CDS encoding MmgE/PrpD family protein, producing MSQAADTTYPTRQLCEFLANLKLADVPAPVIERTKDLFLDWIASAIAGKDAPAVRKLQEFAAAMGPSDGAAEVLVDRRRTSPYFAALINGASSHVVEQDDVHNGSVLHPAAVVFPAVVAAAQAEGKTGAEVLLASIAGYEAGIRIGEFMGRSHYRVFHTTGTVGTLAAAAAVAKLFGLDAEGINQALGSAGTQAAGLWEFLRDAADSKQLHTAKAAADGLQSAWLARAGFTGAKQILEGAQGMAAGMSSDANPACLTDGLGTRWATAETSFKFFASCRHTHPAADALKALMQREGVAADQIASVTTHVHQGAIDVLGPVVNPATIHQAKFSMGTVLGLVAVHGHAGLGEFEQHALQDPAVAAFRGKVDMELDAEINAAYPRQWIGRVTAKTTDGRTLAARVDVPKGDPDNTLSRPELEAKALQLGAFRQGASEAEMRAIIQRVWALEQAPNVNDWLPAAR from the coding sequence ATGAGCCAAGCCGCAGACACCACTTACCCGACCCGCCAGCTTTGCGAATTCCTGGCCAACCTCAAGCTGGCCGACGTGCCCGCGCCCGTGATCGAGCGCACCAAGGACCTGTTCCTGGACTGGATTGCCTCGGCCATCGCCGGCAAGGACGCCCCGGCCGTGCGCAAGCTGCAGGAATTCGCCGCGGCCATGGGTCCGTCCGACGGCGCCGCCGAAGTGCTGGTCGACCGCCGCCGTACCTCGCCCTACTTCGCCGCGCTGATCAATGGCGCGTCCTCGCACGTGGTCGAGCAGGACGACGTGCACAACGGCTCGGTGCTGCATCCGGCCGCGGTGGTGTTCCCGGCCGTGGTCGCCGCCGCGCAGGCCGAGGGCAAGACCGGCGCCGAGGTGCTGCTGGCGTCGATCGCCGGCTATGAAGCCGGCATCCGCATCGGCGAGTTCATGGGCCGCTCGCACTACCGCGTGTTCCACACCACCGGCACCGTCGGCACGCTGGCCGCCGCCGCGGCGGTGGCCAAGCTGTTCGGCCTCGATGCCGAAGGCATCAACCAGGCGCTGGGCTCGGCCGGCACCCAGGCCGCCGGCCTGTGGGAATTCCTGCGCGACGCCGCCGATTCCAAGCAGCTGCACACCGCCAAGGCCGCGGCCGACGGCCTGCAGTCGGCGTGGCTGGCGCGCGCCGGCTTTACCGGCGCGAAGCAGATCCTCGAAGGCGCGCAGGGCATGGCCGCCGGCATGTCGAGCGATGCCAACCCCGCCTGCCTGACCGATGGCCTGGGCACGCGCTGGGCCACCGCGGAGACCTCGTTCAAGTTCTTCGCCTCGTGCCGCCACACCCACCCTGCCGCCGATGCGCTGAAGGCGCTGATGCAGCGCGAAGGCGTTGCCGCCGACCAGATCGCCAGCGTCACCACGCATGTGCACCAGGGTGCCATCGACGTGCTCGGCCCGGTGGTCAATCCCGCCACCATCCACCAGGCCAAGTTCTCGATGGGCACGGTGCTGGGGCTGGTGGCCGTGCATGGCCACGCCGGCCTGGGCGAGTTCGAGCAGCATGCGCTGCAGGACCCCGCGGTGGCCGCGTTCCGCGGCAAGGTCGACATGGAGCTGGATGCCGAGATCAACGCCGCCTATCCGCGCCAGTGGATCGGCCGCGTGACGGCAAAGACCACTGACGGCCGCACCCTCGCCGCGCGCGTCGACGTGCCCAAGGGCGATCCCGACAACACGCTGTCGCGCCCGGAACTGGAAGCCAAGGCGCTGCAGCTGGGCGCGTTCCGCCAGGGCGCCAGCGAGGCCGAAATGCGCGCCATCATCCAGCGCGTGTGGGCGCTGGAGCAGGCCCCGAACGTCAACGACTGGCTGCCCGCCGCGCGCTGA